One Prolixibacteraceae bacterium DNA segment encodes these proteins:
- a CDS encoding MBG domain-containing protein: protein MSKFMFALLTGWFMLLQLSSMNLCASTLKKHKQKEERPQIIESKSNAKARPTVYISVLEQTRLYTQDNPDFPYTISGADVSESEIDVLPTVSCKADRYSPKGNYEITLSGGSDDVYDIVLVNSVLHVQELISKEIMIEVPMQTTLTYDGNTKSVPYELVSGKDDTGREIILNHEIIQLKVTYVDEDYNEVDPLHAGSYMCKIDITDPSVSDLVKPKECFLDILKAPLSIRVDDLVKEQGKANPPFTYTYNGFLGTDTKEDIDQLPTVTCDVTTESTVGTYDIRLLNAQDNDYDITLQNGVFEVRGPSPDVNFVMEDKTVEYNGYAHGVAVTVTPSGFTYTLTYNGSSKVPSEVGTYEVVAVCTDDRAGSNKGYSKKCVLIIQKATIYITADNKECYFGEEIPKLTYSINGLVGSDSGVDILPTISCTATKESAPGEYNISLLGGSDPNYNLHLTNGKLTISNKTLTITFGENEFEYDGMPKSIEYYTDPEGVTCEITYNDQFELPISTGEYTVRVRSIDPNYIGEGETKMLIWAEKEEVDAVNAIIDNGSNNTILKINNIEAFANNTLTLYDRAGNLIYQSTGVYQNDYDLQPLHEGTYFYLLSYDYNGEKVYEKKFVELIRP from the coding sequence ATGAGTAAATTTATGTTTGCTCTACTAACAGGTTGGTTCATGTTGCTACAACTTAGCAGTATGAATCTTTGTGCTTCTACATTGAAGAAGCACAAACAAAAAGAAGAGAGACCTCAAATCATTGAAAGTAAAAGTAACGCTAAGGCTAGACCTACAGTGTATATTAGTGTATTAGAACAAACGCGTTTATATACACAAGACAATCCTGATTTTCCATACACCATAAGTGGCGCAGATGTTTCTGAGTCAGAGATTGATGTACTCCCAACTGTCTCATGTAAAGCAGACAGATACTCACCCAAAGGAAACTACGAAATCACATTAAGTGGTGGTTCTGATGATGTTTACGATATTGTACTTGTGAACTCCGTACTGCATGTTCAAGAGCTTATCAGTAAAGAGATCATGATTGAAGTTCCAATGCAAACCACTTTGACCTATGATGGCAATACCAAATCGGTTCCTTATGAACTTGTTAGCGGAAAGGATGACACAGGAAGAGAGATAATTTTAAACCACGAAATAATACAACTAAAAGTAACTTACGTGGATGAGGATTATAACGAGGTAGATCCGCTACATGCAGGATCGTATATGTGTAAAATTGACATCACAGACCCGAGTGTAAGTGATCTAGTAAAACCGAAAGAGTGTTTTTTAGATATACTAAAAGCACCCCTATCCATTCGAGTCGATGATTTGGTTAAAGAGCAAGGAAAAGCAAACCCTCCATTTACCTATACATATAATGGTTTTTTAGGAACAGACACCAAAGAGGATATCGATCAACTTCCAACAGTTACGTGTGATGTAACCACAGAATCTACAGTAGGAACTTATGATATTCGACTACTAAATGCACAAGACAACGACTACGATATCACCTTACAAAATGGAGTATTTGAAGTAAGGGGACCTTCTCCTGATGTAAACTTTGTGATGGAGGATAAAACCGTTGAATATAATGGTTATGCTCATGGTGTGGCCGTCACAGTAACCCCTTCCGGTTTCACCTATACCCTAACTTACAATGGTAGTTCGAAAGTTCCCAGTGAAGTGGGGACCTATGAAGTCGTTGCTGTATGTACCGATGATCGTGCTGGATCAAACAAAGGATACAGTAAAAAATGTGTTTTAATTATCCAAAAAGCTACAATATATATCACGGCAGATAACAAAGAGTGTTATTTTGGTGAAGAAATTCCAAAGTTAACCTACTCCATTAACGGGTTGGTCGGTTCAGACAGTGGGGTGGACATTTTGCCCACAATATCTTGTACCGCAACGAAGGAATCTGCTCCTGGAGAGTATAATATATCTCTATTAGGGGGCAGTGACCCGAACTATAATCTTCATTTAACCAATGGTAAATTAACGATATCAAACAAAACACTAACCATTACTTTTGGTGAAAATGAGTTTGAGTACGATGGAATGCCGAAGAGTATCGAATACTATACAGATCCCGAAGGTGTGACATGTGAAATCACTTACAACGACCAATTTGAACTCCCTATCTCCACAGGAGAATACACTGTTCGAGTTAGATCCATTGATCCCAACTATATCGGCGAAGGGGAAACGAAGATGCTTATATGGGCTGAAAAGGAAGAGGTAGATGCAGTAAATGCCATCATAGATAATGGAAGTAACAATACCATACTAAAGATTAACAACATAGAAGCCTTTGCCAACAATACTTTAACATTATATGATCGTGCAGGAAATTTGATCTACCAAAGCACAGGAGTGTATCAGAATGATTACGATCTTCAACCTTTACATGAAGGAACCTACTTCTACCTTTTAAGTTATGACTATAATGGGGAGAAAGTATATGAAAAGAAGTTTGTAGAATTAATACGTCCTTAG
- a CDS encoding 2,3,4,5-tetrahydropyridine-2,6-dicarboxylate N-succinyltransferase → MYNEYIEIIEKAFEDRSLLQNSETQDCVREVISLLDKGAIRVAEKKDGVWVVNQWVKKAVLLYFPIQGMKTIEVGPLEFYDKIDLKRNYEELGVRVVPHAVARYGSFLSKGVILMPSYVNIGAWVGEGTMVDTWATVGSCAQIGKNVHLSGGVGIGGVLEPVGASPVIIGDNCFVGSRCIVVEGIQVGDGAVLGANVVLTKSTKILDVTGETEKEYTGYIPENSVVIPGTRTKKFPAGEFQVPCALIIGKRKESTDKKTSLNDALRDFGVSV, encoded by the coding sequence ATGTACAACGAATACATTGAAATTATTGAGAAGGCATTTGAGGATCGTTCTTTACTACAAAATAGTGAAACACAGGATTGTGTTAGAGAAGTGATCTCACTATTAGATAAAGGAGCGATACGTGTTGCTGAAAAGAAAGATGGTGTATGGGTTGTGAACCAGTGGGTGAAGAAAGCTGTTTTGCTATACTTCCCAATCCAAGGTATGAAAACCATCGAGGTAGGACCACTTGAGTTTTATGATAAAATAGATTTAAAGCGTAATTATGAAGAACTAGGGGTTCGTGTCGTTCCTCATGCAGTGGCTCGTTATGGTTCATTCCTCTCTAAAGGGGTAATTCTAATGCCCTCGTATGTTAATATCGGAGCTTGGGTTGGCGAAGGTACGATGGTGGACACTTGGGCTACCGTTGGTAGTTGTGCACAAATTGGTAAGAATGTTCACCTTTCTGGTGGAGTAGGTATCGGTGGGGTCCTAGAGCCTGTGGGTGCTTCTCCTGTTATTATCGGAGACAACTGTTTTGTTGGATCTCGTTGTATTGTGGTAGAAGGGATACAAGTTGGTGATGGAGCTGTTCTTGGAGCGAACGTGGTTCTAACGAAGTCTACTAAAATTCTTGATGTAACTGGAGAGACCGAAAAAGAGTATACTGGATATATTCCTGAGAACTCTGTTGTAATACCAGGTACTAGAACTAAAAAATTCCCTGCAGGAGAGTTTCAAGTTCCTTGTGCATTAATTATTGGTAAGCGTAAAGAGTCTACAGATAAGAAGACCTCTTTAAATGATGCACTACGTGATTTTGGTGTATCTGTATAG
- a CDS encoding IS5 family transposase, with the protein MRYKTIDNDILFDDIFRLERLQQMGDPLERLNDIIDWEIFRPTLELIYEKDRKSNAGASSYCPILMFKILILQRYYNLSDFQTEYQILDRHSFSRFLGLVRSSAVPDEKTIWRFRDNITKLGLERDLFELFNEKLNNEGLLVSEGKIVDASFVEVPRQRNSEEENKHIKENDCIPESWESNVHKIRQKDIDARWAKKGSETFYGYKNHIKIDAKSKLIDEYTSSSAELHDSKVIELLIGDKSDENCDFYADSAYTGERCEEIIKKSDMNNKVNEKGTRGNPLTDQQKKRNKEKSKTRSRVEHVFGFMEYSMNKLYVRSIGFKRASTIIGLINLTYNLFRYEQIRRLQLM; encoded by the coding sequence ATGAGATATAAGACTATAGATAACGATATTTTATTTGATGACATTTTTAGGCTAGAGAGGTTACAGCAAATGGGAGATCCCTTGGAGCGATTAAATGACATTATCGATTGGGAAATTTTTCGACCGACATTGGAACTTATTTATGAGAAAGACCGAAAGAGTAATGCAGGAGCTTCATCATATTGCCCAATACTAATGTTCAAGATTTTAATATTACAACGGTACTATAATCTTAGTGATTTTCAAACAGAATATCAGATTCTAGACCGACATTCATTTAGTCGTTTTTTAGGTCTTGTTCGAAGTAGTGCTGTACCTGATGAAAAGACAATATGGCGATTTCGGGACAATATAACAAAGTTAGGACTTGAACGAGACCTCTTTGAACTTTTTAATGAGAAGTTAAATAATGAAGGACTATTAGTCTCAGAAGGGAAGATTGTTGATGCAAGTTTTGTGGAAGTTCCAAGGCAACGAAATAGTGAAGAAGAGAACAAACATATTAAAGAGAATGACTGTATTCCAGAGTCTTGGGAGTCTAATGTTCATAAAATAAGACAAAAAGATATAGATGCTCGTTGGGCTAAAAAAGGAAGTGAAACCTTTTATGGTTATAAGAATCACATCAAAATAGATGCAAAAAGTAAACTGATAGATGAGTACACCTCTTCTAGTGCAGAGCTTCACGACTCAAAAGTCATAGAACTTCTTATCGGAGACAAATCTGATGAGAATTGTGACTTTTATGCTGATAGTGCTTATACAGGAGAGAGATGTGAGGAAATTATTAAAAAGAGCGACATGAATAATAAAGTCAATGAAAAAGGAACCAGAGGAAATCCATTGACAGACCAGCAAAAAAAACGAAATAAAGAGAAGTCTAAAACAAGATCAAGAGTTGAACATGTCTTTGGTTTTATGGAATACAGTATGAATAAATTATATGTCAGAAGCATCGGTTTTAAAAGAGCAAGTACCATTATAGGGCTAATTAATCTTACTTACAACTTATTTAGATATGAGCAAATTAGACGATTACAACTAATGTAG
- a CDS encoding helix-turn-helix transcriptional regulator encodes MKNKRLEERRKKISKEVDLFVKHSFDFVDQIHQVLKEKGLEQKDLAKALGKSESEISKWMTGTHNFTFKTAAKIEAVLGVSILNISVEKGTEKDMIYIINKTQFPMIAEDKFSNYSKKMNTVINMDIQPVEQYLS; translated from the coding sequence ATGAAAAATAAAAGACTCGAAGAAAGAAGAAAGAAGATTTCCAAGGAGGTTGATCTTTTTGTAAAGCACTCCTTTGATTTTGTCGACCAAATTCATCAAGTTCTTAAAGAAAAAGGGTTGGAGCAAAAAGATCTGGCAAAAGCTTTAGGAAAATCTGAAAGTGAGATCAGTAAATGGATGACAGGAACTCACAATTTCACCTTTAAAACAGCTGCAAAAATAGAAGCTGTTCTTGGAGTATCCATTTTAAATATTTCAGTCGAAAAAGGAACTGAAAAAGATATGATCTATATTATAAATAAGACTCAATTCCCAATGATTGCAGAAGATAAATTTTCAAATTATTCAAAAAAAATGAATACTGTAATTAATATGGACATTCAACCTGTTGAACAATATTTAAGTTAA
- the rsgA gene encoding ribosome small subunit-dependent GTPase A, which yields MITKERSYRQGYLGYNSFFDNFRQQEETQGRSIGRITAEHRDRYTISTENETFEGEIIGSLRYTATTRHDLPIVGDWVSYMNFDDHKAIIYAVAPRNSILERKDKLIASNIDGALVVTSPNRDFNIPRLERYLSLCRQAKITPFIVVNKIDLISETQLEEIKEKVDPMASAFFISCLDGYTTDIISFLKPHKTYIMLGSSGVGKSTLINTLLKKELLKTSEISSKVQRGKHQTTARELMELLNQSYIIDNPGIREVGLTSSKEGIEDTFKHIEALASSCQYKNCMHQNEKGCAVLEGIEEGVITQDEYNHYMKLNREVEHYRSTEKERKDKAKKLSKLIRKVNNR from the coding sequence ATGATAACAAAAGAGAGGTCATACAGACAAGGATACTTAGGATATAACAGTTTCTTCGATAACTTTAGACAACAAGAAGAGACACAAGGACGATCAATAGGTCGTATCACAGCAGAACACAGAGATCGCTATACCATTTCGACAGAAAATGAAACATTCGAGGGAGAGATCATCGGATCGCTCCGATATACTGCAACTACAAGGCATGATCTTCCCATTGTTGGGGATTGGGTCTCTTATATGAATTTTGATGACCACAAAGCAATTATTTACGCGGTGGCACCTCGCAACAGTATTTTGGAGAGAAAAGACAAACTGATCGCTTCCAATATTGATGGAGCCTTGGTCGTCACTTCGCCCAATAGAGATTTCAATATTCCAAGATTAGAGAGATATCTCTCTTTATGTCGACAAGCGAAAATTACCCCTTTTATTGTAGTCAACAAAATTGATTTGATTTCAGAGACGCAATTAGAGGAGATAAAAGAGAAAGTAGACCCTATGGCTTCTGCTTTTTTTATCAGCTGCTTGGATGGATACACAACAGATATCATTTCGTTTTTAAAACCACACAAGACCTATATCATGCTTGGATCTTCAGGTGTTGGTAAAAGCACACTGATCAACACGCTTCTGAAAAAAGAACTTCTAAAAACGAGTGAAATAAGTAGTAAAGTACAAAGGGGAAAACACCAAACGACTGCAAGAGAATTGATGGAGTTGTTAAATCAAAGTTATATCATCGACAACCCTGGTATCAGAGAGGTGGGACTCACCTCCTCCAAAGAGGGTATCGAGGATACATTTAAACATATTGAAGCGTTGGCATCCTCTTGTCAATATAAAAACTGTATGCATCAAAATGAAAAGGGATGCGCCGTTCTAGAAGGAATAGAGGAGGGAGTAATAACCCAAGATGAATACAACCATTATATGAAGTTAAACAGAGAAGTTGAACATTACAGATCAACAGAAAAGGAGCGAAAAGACAAAGCAAAAAAACTAAGTAAGTTGATCCGAAAAGTCAACAATCGATAG